The Mycobacteriales bacterium DNA segment GCGGAACCGTGATCCGGCCCTGCTTGTCCGGCACCTCGTCGGAGGCGCTGGCGAAGAACACCCGGCTGTAGTCCCGGACCGCCTTCTGGGTCACCGGCGCCTGCGACATCGCCTCGGTGACCCGCTGGAACTCGGCCATCGGGAACACGTAGAGGCAACGCTCCTGCCCCTTGGTGATCACGATGCCCTCCGCCAGCTCGTCCCGGAACTTGGCCGGCAGGAAGAGCCGGCCCTTGTCGTCGAGCCGTGGCGAATGGGTGCCGAGGAACACGGCCCCACCTCCGCTCGACCCGTCGAGGTGGTCTCCGAGGTGGGCTGGTGACCCCCTCGTCCTCCACCGCGCGCCACCATACCCCACTTCGCTCCACCGAGACCTGATTTCGCTTCCCGACCGCTCCACCACGCCCCCGGACAGGTCCGGAGCGCTGCCGTCACCCGGCTGGCGGCTCGAAGAAATGTCTGGTTGGCCAGTAATGTCCAGGTCCGCCAGAGACGAGAGTGGGGGAACGTGGGGGACGTCGCGTACGGCTGGATCGGCACCGCGCCCGGGAACGCGCCGGCCGACCGGGCGGAGCAGGCTCCGTCGCTGGTCGTCTCGGCCGCCCACTCCGCGCTCGGTGCGGTGACCCGGCTGCAGGTCAGGGTGGGTGACGTGAGCGTGCTGCTCTCCCCCACCGCCACCGGCTGGGAGCGCGCCGGGGTCGCCGACGAGCTCGACGTCGGCGCGCACCTGGCCGCGCGGCTGGACCTGGTGGGGCGCGGTGGAGAGGTGGCGCCCGAGCGCTGGGCCGGCTCCCTGCCCGTCTCGCGCTACGCGGCCTTCCGGACCGCCGACCCGGCCGACGCGGAGACGCTGGCCCGCGCGGCCGGCTGCCCGCCCGCGCTGGTCCGGGCGCTGGCCCGGCCGGTCGCGGTGAGCCGGGTCGAGGTCGTCCGCCGCGACGGCGCGGCCCGCGGCACCGGCCCGACCACGGTCGTCACCGACGAGCTGGCCTGGGTCGACGGCGGCGAGGACGGCCTGTGGACCGTACGGCCCGGGGGTCCGGACGAGGTCGAGATCGGCCGCGGCACCCCGGACGAGGTCGCCGTCGAGCTGGCCGGCCTGGTCCGGGCCGCGGAGGGGTGCTGATGAGCGAGCAGCAGCAGACCGCCCGGGAGATCGCCGACGACCTCGACCAGGTCGGCCACGAGCTGCGTACGGAGTTCAACAAGGCGGTCCGGACGATCGCGCCGGTGACGTTCTCGGGACCGGTCGCACAGCTGTTCGACCGGCGGCTGCAGGCGCACCTCAGCGAGCTCAACGCGATCCTGGCCACGATGGGCGTCGCCACCGACGACCTGCGCCTCACCGGCCGCTCCGGTGGCGAGCTGGGGCTGCGCCGGCCCAGCACCGGTTACCGCAAGGACCCGGGCAAGCCCGGCACCCACGCCGCACCGAACCCGGCGCCGGCTCCGGCCGCGCTGCCGCCGCAGTACCGGACGCTGCTGCCGCTGGTGGAGAGGTCGGCCGCGAAGCACCACGTCTCCCCCGCCCTGCTGCTGGCGATCATGGACCGGGAGACCGGCGACCCGCACCGGATCGGGTTCGGCGGGCGCAGCCCGACCGCCACCAACGGCAACGACTTCGGCCTCATGCAGATCAACCGGTCCGCGCACCCGGAGTTCTTCCGGACCCACGACTGGAAGGACCCGGCGGCCAACATCGACTACGGCGCCTCGGTGATCGCGGGCGACCTGACGCACTACGACGGCAACGTGACCGAGGCGGCCGCGGCGTACAACGCCGGGCCGGGCAACGTGGACCGGGCCCTGCGGGCCGGCCGGAGCGCGGACTCGGCCACCACGGGCGGCGACTACGGCAGCGACGTGGCCCGGCGGTTCGCGCATTTCCAGCGGGTCCTCGGGAAGGACTGAGCATGTCCGAGTACGACATCCCCGGCCTGACCGCGGCCGCGCCCGCCTTCACCGGCGCGGCGCAGAGCGGCGAGGCCGCGGCCCGCGCGATCACCTGGCTGCGGACGACGCAGCACGACGCGAAGGCCCGGCTGCCGGTCGACCTGGCCGGGCTGGACGCCCGGTTGCGGGCCTGGGCCGAGGAGGTCGACCGCAGCGCGCAGCTGCTGCGGCGGACCGCGACCGAGGTCTCCGACGCCGACCGCCGGGCCGCGCTGGAGCTGTCCGCGGCGAGCGGTGCCGTGCCCAGGACCGGCGCGCCCGATCGGCCGGCCGGGGTCGGCCTCGGGCCGGGCGACTCCGGCGCGGCGGTCCGCGCCCTGCAGCGGCGGCTGGCCGCGGCCGGGCTGGACCCGGGTCCGCAGGACGGGAAGTTCGGGCCCCGCACCGAGGCGGCGCTGCGGGCGTACCAGCGGGCGCACGGGCTGGACGGGACCGGCCGGACCGATCTGGACACGGCGACCGCGCTGCTCAACGAGCCGGTACGGGTGCTGCCGAGCACGCCGGCCGGCGTCAACGGGCGGCTGCCCGCCGCCGAGCTGAGCCCGGTCGGCGACGGAAAGCGGATGTACACGCCGGCGGCCCAGTCGTTCGGGCGGATGGACGCCGCGGCCACGAAGGCCGGGCACGACCTGCACGTGAACAGCGGATACCGGACGTACGCGGAGCAGGCGGCGCTGTATCAGGCGTACCGGAGCGGGACGGGGAACCTGGCCGCGGCCCCCGGGCACAGCACCCACGGGCTGGGCCTGTCCGCGGACATCCAGGTGACGGATCCGGCGACGCTGCGCTGGCTGCGCGCGAACGCGGGGTCGTACGGATTCGTCAACGACGTGCCGAGCGAGGCGTGGCACTGGACGTGGCGCCCCTGACCCAGGGGATCAGGGGCGCCCCGGCGTCACACCCCGCTGGCTACTCCCTCCACGCTGGCGGACACGACGGCACCGTTGCGACGGACGCGGACGCGGATGGGCGTCTGCGGGTCGATCCCGGCGGCCATGGCGCGGCGCAAGAGGCCGGCCAGCTCGTCGAGAGTCATGCCGTCCGACGACTCGCTGGTCGCCGTGACGGTGCGGTGCGTCGTCACCTCGAGCCCTTGACGGGCAGTGGGCGCGGACATGGTCCTCCTCGGTTGCAAGGAAGCCCCAGGATCCCACGACCGGCCACCGGACCCGCTTCGACGCAGAAACCGGCAGGTGGCGCCGGAGCGTCGGTAACGGATCAAGCTACATCGGTGCCCTGTCGGGAACACTTTGACAGACTGGTCCGTAGGTTGGGGCAGGCCGCGTGTGGCTGCCCCCGATGGCGGGCGGCCGGGCGACGCGGCCCGGCGAGGAGGCAGCGGTGGCGGTGCAGGATGCGGCAGGAAGCGGACCCGTCCGGGTGGACGTGGTCGGCGAGGCCGGAGGTCGGATCGCGGCGAACATCGAGCGCGTCATCGACGGCAAGCCGGAGACCGTCCGGCTGGCGATCGTCGTGCTGCTGGCCGAGGGTCACCTGCTGATCGAGGACGTGCCCGGGGTCGGCAAGACGAAGCTGGCCAAGGCGCTGGCCCGGTCGGTCGACTGCTCGGTCCGGCGCATCCAGTTCACGCCCGACCTTCTCCCCTCCGACGTCACCGGGGTGAGCGTCTACAACCAGGAGAACCGGGACTTCGAGTTCCGGCCCGGGGCCGTGTTCGCGAACCTGGTCGTCGGCGACGAGATCAACCGCGCCTCGCCCAAGACCCAGTCCGCGCTGCTGGAGTGCATGGAGGAGCGCCAGGTCACCGTCGACGGCACGACGTACGTGCTGGAGGCGCCGTTCATGGTCGTCGCCACCCAGAACCCGATCGAGATGGAGGGGACCTACCCGCTGCCGGAAGCGCAGCGGGACCGGTTCACCGCCCGGATCTCGATGGGCTACCCGGACGCGAGCGCCGAGATGGTCATGCTGCGCGAGCACGCCGGCGACGACCCGCTGAACGTCCTGACCCCGGTCTCCACCGCGACCGAGGTCCGGATGCTCATCGACGTGGTCCGCCGCGTGCACGTCTCCGACGCCGTCCGGCAGTACGTCGTGGACCTGGTCAACGCCACCCGCCGGGCCCCCGACCTGCGCCTCGGCGGCTCGCCGCGGTCCAGCCTGCAGCTGCTGCGGGCGGCCAAGGCCCAGGCCGCGCTGTCCGGCCGCGACTACGTGCTGCCCGACGACGTGCAGCGGCTGGCCCAGCCCGTGCTGGCGCACCGGCTGCTGCTGACCGCGGAGGCGCAGATCGCCCGGCGCGGCACCGAGAGCGTGGTCGAGTCCGTGCTGCGGTCGGTCCCGGTGCCGAGGCCCGCGGACGCGCCGCCGGTCGGCCGGAGGGTCTGACACCGTGCGGGCCGCGCTGTCCGGCCTGACCACCCGGGGCCGCTGCCTGCTCGCGGCCGGCGTCGCCGCGGCGCTGTGCGGGATCGTGCTCGGCGAGCGGGACCTGCTGCGGGTCGCGATCTTCCTCATCGCGCTGCCGCTGGTCGCCGCGGCCGTGGTCGCCCGGACCCGGTTCCGGCTGTCCTGCACCCGCGACGTCGCACCGGTCCGGGTGCCGGCCGGGCAGCCGGCCACGGCGCGGCTGGTGCTGGAGAACGTGTCGTTCCTGCCGACCGGGCTGCTGCTGCTCGAGGACGAGGTGCCGTACACGCTGGGCGGACGGCCGCGCTTCACCGTGGACCGGATCGGCCCGGGGCAGCACCGGACCGTGCACTACCCGATCCGGTCCGACGCCCGCGGCCGCTACCGGATCGGCCCGCTGCGGCTGCGGCTGGCCGACCCGTTCGGGCTGGTCGAGCTGACCCGCTCGTTCACCGCCGTGGACACGCTGACCGTGGTCCCGGCCGTGCACGCGCTTCCGAACGTCCGGCTCGGCGGGGCCTGGGAGTCCGGCGGCGAGAGCGTGAGCCGGTCGGTCGCCATCCGCGGCGACGACGACGCGGCCACCCGCGAGTACCGCAACGGCGACGACCTGCGCAAGGTCCACTGGCGCTCCACCGCCCGGGTCGGCAAGCTCATGGTCCGGCGCGAGGAGCGGCCCTGGCAGGCCCGGGCCACCTTGCTGCTGGACACCCGCAACGACGTGCACCGCGGCGAGGGCCCGGGCTCCAGCTTCGAGTGGGCGGTCTCCGCGGCCGCCAGCATCGGGGTGCACGCGGCCCTCCGCGGCTACTCGGTCCGGATGCTCACCGACGCCGGCGCGCTCGCGGCCGGGGCCGAGATGTCGGACGAGGGCGTGCTGCTGGACCAGCTGGCCGAGGTGCAGCCGTCCCGCAACCGGACGCTGGACGCGGCCGCCGCCCCGCTGCGCGGCGCCGAGGGGCTGGGCACGCTGATCGCCGTGGTCGGGATCCTGGACCCCGAGCAGGTCGCGCTGCTGGCCTCGACCCGCTCGCCGAGCGAGGTCTCGGTCGCGGTGCTGGTCGACGCGAACGGCTGGCTCGGGCTCTCGCCCCGGGCCCAGACCGAGTCCGACGCCGCGTACGACGCCTCGGTCCAGGTGCTGCTGCGAGCGGGCTGGCGGGTGCTGCAGGCCCGGCACGGGTCCAAGCTGCCCGAGCTGTGGCCGACCGCCGGGCAGCGGTCCGGCGGCGGGATCTCGGTCGGGGTCGCCCCCGCGCCGCAGGCAGTCGAAGGGGGCCCGGCCCGGTGAGGACCAGCACCAGGATGACGCTCGCGGCCGGGGCGGCCGTCGCGCTCGGGGCCGCGCCGCTGGGCTCGGTCTTCGACGAGTGGCGCTGGCTCTGGTACGCCTGGGCCGCGGTCGCCGCGGTCGTCGGCGCCCACCTGCTGGCCCGCTACCTGCGGCTGCCGGCGGTGCTGGTGCCCGTGCTGGGACTGGCCGGGCTGCTGCTCTACCTGACCGCCGTGTTCGGCACCGACGGCGCGTTGTTCGGCATCATCCCGACCCCGGAGAGCCTGGGCCTGTTGCGTACGGGTCTGGACGAGGGGTTCCAGAACGTCAACGACTTCGCCACCCCGGTCCCGACCACGACCGGGCTGGTGCTGCTCACCGCGTCCGCGCTCGGCCTGACCGCGGTCATGGTCGACATCATCGCGGTCAGCCTGCGCCGTCCGGCCGCGTCCGGCCTGGCCCTGCTCGCGCTGTACGCGGTGCCGGTCGCGGTCGTGCTCGGCGGGGTGCCGTGGATCCTGTTCGCGATCTCCGCCTGCGGCTATCTGATGCTGCTGCTGGTCGAGGGCCGGGACCGGCTGCTGCACTGGGGCCGCCCGGTCGCCGCGGCGGCGCGGGCCGGCGTCGGCACCGGACCGATCGCGACCCCGCGGGACAGCGACGCGCCGTCGCCGCTGACCGGCCAGCGCATCGGCGCGGCCGCGATCGTGCTCGCCGTGATCCTGCCGCTGCTGGTCCCCGGGCTGAACGGGAACGCGCTGAATCGGCTCGGGCAGACCGGGTCCGGCGACGGCACCGGCAACGGGACCGGGCCGCTCAACGAGTTCGCGGCGCTGCGGGGCGAGCTGCGGCAGGGCACCGAGGTCGAGCTGATGAAGGTCAGCACCGACCTGCCCCAGCCGCAGTACCTGCGGACCAAGGTGCTCGACCTCTACCAGGTCAACGGCTTCTCGGCCGCCGGCACACCGCGCGCCACCCGGGTCGGCGAGGACACGCTGCCGCCGCCGCGCAACCAGCCCTCCGGCGACCAGCGGACGTACAGCACCCAGGTGTCGCTGACGGACAAGTACAACGACGACGCGCTGCCGGTCTACTACGCGCCGACCCGGCTGCAGAACGTCGGCGACGGCTGGCGGTACGACTCGGACAAGGCGACGATTCGCAGCGACAGCCGGCACAGCGGCCTGGATTACACCGTGCAGGGCGAGGAGCCGACACCGTCGGCCAGCACGCTGGAGGCCTCACCGCCGCTGTCCGACCAGGAGCGGCAGGACCTGCCGGGGCGGCTGACCGACCTGCCGCCGTCGCTGCCCAAGCAGGTCACCGACACCGCGGCCCGGGTGGTCAAGGCGGCCAACGCGAACACGCCGTTCGACCAGGCCAAGGCGATCAACGACTACTTCACCGACGGCAAGAACAACTTCACGTACTCGGAGACGACGCTGGCCGGCAACAGCGGCAGCGTGCTGGTCGACTTCCTGAACAACCGGCAGGGCTTCTGCGAGCAGTACTCGGCCGCGATGGCGGTCATGCTCCGGACGCTGAACATCCCGTCCCGGGTCGTCATCGGCTACACCCCCGGCACCAGGAACGACGACGGCACCTGGTCGGTGAGCAACCACGACGCGCACGCCTGGGTGGAGGCGTACTTCTCCGGCGTCGGCTGGGCCTACTTCGACCCGACGCCGCTGGCGGACGGCCGGACCGTGGCCCCGGACTACGCGCCGCGGCCGTCGGCGACGGACAACACCGGCTCCTCGACCTCGCCCGGCGCGACCAGCTCCCCCGGTCCGACCGGCAACCAGATCCCGCAGCAGGACCTCGACCCCGGCTCGTCCGGCAGCGGGTTCCAGAACGGCGCACTGTTCACGCCGCAGCGGCTGCTGGTGCTCGCGATCATCCTGGTGGTGCTGCTGCTCCTGCTGCTGCCGGCGTTCGTCCGGCTCTCCAGCCGGCGCCGGCGGCTGCGGGCCGCGGCCGGGGCCGACGCCGGGGCCGCCGCCCGGGCCGCCTGGGACGAGGTGGTGGGCTCGGCGGCCGACTACGGGGTGCCGGTGCCCACCAGCGAGACACCCCGCGGGATGGCCCGGCGGCTGGACAAGGACCTGTCCCTGGACGGCGACGCCAGTCGCGGGCTGCGGCTGGTCGCGCTGGCCGAGGAGAAGGCGCGGTACGCGGCCCGGGCCGGGGTGGACGGCGATCTGCCGGCCGCGGTCCGCGCGGTGCGGCGGGGTCTGCAAGGCGAGGTCGGGCGCCGGCGTCGGTGGAGGGCGGCGTTGTTGCCGCCGTCTACGGTGCGGGCGGCTCGGGTCGGGTCCGCGGCTCGAAGCGCCAGCGCGTCGACTGCGCTCAACCGGCTCGGCGAGTCGGTTCGCCGACCGGTGACGCGCCGGCGGCGCTAAGGGTTCGTCCCCCCGTTGGTTGGCTCGTCCCGGACTTTCCAGGCCCAGCAGCAGGCGGCGTCCGCGG contains these protein-coding regions:
- a CDS encoding peptidoglycan-binding protein; this encodes MSEYDIPGLTAAAPAFTGAAQSGEAAARAITWLRTTQHDAKARLPVDLAGLDARLRAWAEEVDRSAQLLRRTATEVSDADRRAALELSAASGAVPRTGAPDRPAGVGLGPGDSGAAVRALQRRLAAAGLDPGPQDGKFGPRTEAALRAYQRAHGLDGTGRTDLDTATALLNEPVRVLPSTPAGVNGRLPAAELSPVGDGKRMYTPAAQSFGRMDAAATKAGHDLHVNSGYRTYAEQAALYQAYRSGTGNLAAAPGHSTHGLGLSADIQVTDPATLRWLRANAGSYGFVNDVPSEAWHWTWRP
- a CDS encoding DUF3488 and transglutaminase-like domain-containing protein, which produces MTLAAGAAVALGAAPLGSVFDEWRWLWYAWAAVAAVVGAHLLARYLRLPAVLVPVLGLAGLLLYLTAVFGTDGALFGIIPTPESLGLLRTGLDEGFQNVNDFATPVPTTTGLVLLTASALGLTAVMVDIIAVSLRRPAASGLALLALYAVPVAVVLGGVPWILFAISACGYLMLLLVEGRDRLLHWGRPVAAAARAGVGTGPIATPRDSDAPSPLTGQRIGAAAIVLAVILPLLVPGLNGNALNRLGQTGSGDGTGNGTGPLNEFAALRGELRQGTEVELMKVSTDLPQPQYLRTKVLDLYQVNGFSAAGTPRATRVGEDTLPPPRNQPSGDQRTYSTQVSLTDKYNDDALPVYYAPTRLQNVGDGWRYDSDKATIRSDSRHSGLDYTVQGEEPTPSASTLEASPPLSDQERQDLPGRLTDLPPSLPKQVTDTAARVVKAANANTPFDQAKAINDYFTDGKNNFTYSETTLAGNSGSVLVDFLNNRQGFCEQYSAAMAVMLRTLNIPSRVVIGYTPGTRNDDGTWSVSNHDAHAWVEAYFSGVGWAYFDPTPLADGRTVAPDYAPRPSATDNTGSSTSPGATSSPGPTGNQIPQQDLDPGSSGSGFQNGALFTPQRLLVLAIILVVLLLLLLPAFVRLSSRRRRLRAAAGADAGAAARAAWDEVVGSAADYGVPVPTSETPRGMARRLDKDLSLDGDASRGLRLVALAEEKARYAARAGVDGDLPAAVRAVRRGLQGEVGRRRRWRAALLPPSTVRAARVGSAARSASASTALNRLGESVRRPVTRRRR
- a CDS encoding transglycosylase SLT domain-containing protein, yielding MSEQQQTAREIADDLDQVGHELRTEFNKAVRTIAPVTFSGPVAQLFDRRLQAHLSELNAILATMGVATDDLRLTGRSGGELGLRRPSTGYRKDPGKPGTHAAPNPAPAPAALPPQYRTLLPLVERSAAKHHVSPALLLAIMDRETGDPHRIGFGGRSPTATNGNDFGLMQINRSAHPEFFRTHDWKDPAANIDYGASVIAGDLTHYDGNVTEAAAAYNAGPGNVDRALRAGRSADSATTGGDYGSDVARRFAHFQRVLGKD
- a CDS encoding DUF58 domain-containing protein, which codes for MRAALSGLTTRGRCLLAAGVAAALCGIVLGERDLLRVAIFLIALPLVAAAVVARTRFRLSCTRDVAPVRVPAGQPATARLVLENVSFLPTGLLLLEDEVPYTLGGRPRFTVDRIGPGQHRTVHYPIRSDARGRYRIGPLRLRLADPFGLVELTRSFTAVDTLTVVPAVHALPNVRLGGAWESGGESVSRSVAIRGDDDAATREYRNGDDLRKVHWRSTARVGKLMVRREERPWQARATLLLDTRNDVHRGEGPGSSFEWAVSAAASIGVHAALRGYSVRMLTDAGALAAGAEMSDEGVLLDQLAEVQPSRNRTLDAAAAPLRGAEGLGTLIAVVGILDPEQVALLASTRSPSEVSVAVLVDANGWLGLSPRAQTESDAAYDASVQVLLRAGWRVLQARHGSKLPELWPTAGQRSGGGISVGVAPAPQAVEGGPAR
- a CDS encoding MoxR family ATPase, whose translation is MAVQDAAGSGPVRVDVVGEAGGRIAANIERVIDGKPETVRLAIVVLLAEGHLLIEDVPGVGKTKLAKALARSVDCSVRRIQFTPDLLPSDVTGVSVYNQENRDFEFRPGAVFANLVVGDEINRASPKTQSALLECMEERQVTVDGTTYVLEAPFMVVATQNPIEMEGTYPLPEAQRDRFTARISMGYPDASAEMVMLREHAGDDPLNVLTPVSTATEVRMLIDVVRRVHVSDAVRQYVVDLVNATRRAPDLRLGGSPRSSLQLLRAAKAQAALSGRDYVLPDDVQRLAQPVLAHRLLLTAEAQIARRGTESVVESVLRSVPVPRPADAPPVGRRV
- the mraZ gene encoding division/cell wall cluster transcriptional repressor MraZ, with translation MFLGTHSPRLDDKGRLFLPAKFRDELAEGIVITKGQERCLYVFPMAEFQRVTEAMSQAPVTQKAVRDYSRVFFASASDEVPDKQGRITVPPALREYAGLTKDCVVIGANTRVEVWDAAAWESYLADREQAFAELEEEVLPGVL